Proteins co-encoded in one Xiphophorus hellerii strain 12219 chromosome 10, Xiphophorus_hellerii-4.1, whole genome shotgun sequence genomic window:
- the LOC116726727 gene encoding dnaJ homolog subfamily C member 7-like produces MAAVDIDMPVETEPVIRAQDDLEREAEGFKEQGNAYYSKKDYSEAFNYYTKAIDACPRNASYYGNRAATLMMLSRFREALEDSQQAVRLDDCFMKGHLREGKCHMSLGNGMAASRCFQKVLELDPNNKEAKQEKKNAAVLLEYEKMADFSFEKRDFRKVVYCMDRALALAPTCHRFKIHKAECLALLGRYPEAQSVASDILRLDSTNADALYVRGLCLYYEDCIDKAVQFFVQALRMAPDHEKARLACRNAKALKAKKEEGNQAFKIYNYESAYVLYTEALAIDPNNIKTNAKLYCNRATAGAKLKKLNQAIEDCTSAIRLDDTYIKAYLRRAQCYMDTEQYEEAVRDYEKVYQTEKTSDHKHLLKTAQMELKKSKRKDYYKVLGVGKNATEDEIKKAYRKRALMHHPDRHSGATPEVQKEEEKKFKEVGEAFTVLSDPKKKMRYDNGHDLEDDGCFEGDFDANNIFRAFFGGHGGGYSFDSSPDSGPGNFFFQFG; encoded by the exons CGAAGCTGAAGGCTTCAAAGAGCAAGGGAATGCATACTACAGCAAGAAAGATTACTCTGAAGCCTTCAACTATTACACCAAGGCCATCG ATGCATGTCCCAGGAATGCCAGTTACTATGGTAACAGGGCGGCCACCCTAATGATGCTCAGTCGGTTTCGAGAAGCGCTCGAAGACTCCCAGCAGGCCGTGCGTCTGGACGACTGTTTCATGAAg GGTCATCTGCGCGAGGGCAAGTGTCACATGTCTCTGGGAAACGGCATGGCGGCCAGCCGCTGCTTTCAGAAGGTTCTGGAGCTGGACCCGAACAACAAAGAGGCCAAGCAGGAG aaaaagaatgCAGCGGTTCTGCTGGAGTACGAGAAAATGGCTGATTTCAGCTTTGAAAAACGGGATTTCAGaaag GTGGTGTACTGCATGGATCGGGCCTTGGCTCTGGCACCTACCTGCCATCGCTTTAAAATCCACAAGGCCGAGTGTCTCGCTCTGCTGGGACGTTATCCTGAAGCTCAGTCTGTGGCGAG tgACATTCTGAGGTTGGACTCGACCAACGCGGACGCGCTTTACGTCCGGGGCCTGTGCCTGTACTACGAGGACTGCATTGATAAAGCCGTGCAGTTCTTCGTCCAGGCTCTGCGAATGGCACCGGATCATGAAAAAGCCCGACTAGCCTGCAGG AATGCCAAAGCTCTAAAAGCCAAGAAAGAGGAGGGCAACCAGGCATTTAAGATCTACAACTATGAATCTGCTTATGTTCTGTACACTGAAGCGCTGGCGATAGACCCCAACAACATCAAGACCAACGCTAAACTCTACTGCAACAGAGCCACGGCAGGAGCAAAG CTGAAGAAACTTAACCAAGCCATAGAAGACTGTACCAGTGCAATCAGACTCGACGACACGTACATCAAGGCCTACTTGAGGAGAGCGCAGTG CTACATGGACACAGAGCAGTACGAAGAGGCTGTACGCGACTACGAAAAAGTTTACCAGACTGAAAAAACCTCAG ATCACAAACATCTGCTGAAGACGGCACAGATGGagctgaaaaaaagcaaaagaaaagattatTACAAGGTGCTTGGGGTCGGGAAGAACGCCACAGAGGACGAGATCAAGAAGGCGTACCGCAAGCGGGCCCTCATGCACCACCCAG ACCGCCACAGTGGAGCAACTCCAGAGGtgcagaaagaggaggagaagaagttCAAGGAAGTGGGAGAGGCGTTCACCGTCCTCTCCGATCCCAAGAAGAAGATGCGCTACGATAACGGACACGACCTGGAGGACGACGGCTGCTTTGAAGGCG attttgatGCAAACAACATCTTCAGGGCTTTCTTCGGTGGTCATGGTGGAGGATACAGTTTTGATTCCAGCCCCG ACTCAGGACCAGGAAATTTCTTTTTCCAGTTCGGTTAA